From a region of the Haematobia irritans isolate KBUSLIRL chromosome 4, ASM5000362v1, whole genome shotgun sequence genome:
- the Claspin gene encoding claspin, with amino-acid sequence MDEHNISMEELKVFEEEDIKDVSVEDILGAQSLLMSESEDESAGVSKKSPQKKLSPKIETKNLPSPIKGIPKEKLHSGRPKRIVDSDDETGQSEKTDDKETKSEKKSKISSLIDSDSEEDDVSKSNKVTLGRAVLHDSESENERNVDNFSEGSEPRPNTTNRKWKEEKKLKKNKSKGKIKQNKKRKSPHQDESEESDKSKTIESESEDGSESALNVTDGEVNFEEGTSDNHANRKGKNKVKIVRASAKKAMDEMQAIQSEQQRLHREANLSIPYHKPKKHTLQDFLNRRTVIKPSCQTSSPITEAVRSKNLKMTQEELEEYAKLMEERAKEATEFFKSESESESEKEEFKDNEGVLDKSIERENLENATEHNPPSGEQGNQPENKIEIEPHSGKNVHEHGETENHDGLQLTKEELAEILATEEQEQQVEDKNENPSSSKVLITEVIELPKLDMNTVKISPVKKPPTPQATPRPSLNIKQLLAMKNLTPSPSLSGDPNKLIDLETGNLVERKPTGIENLMKRLMSTVKGRKSKNNETCDILSTENGKIEITKVNISLKEENDPNKEPKPRAAYFELKKNLKEIIKKKRLQEIHKKQEDEIEHNKCLNEDDDDGDMDVDEYEPDSKPNDDKIVIDEEENAVDENEEEELSVEEDDGDEEEIEDNEEVAEDENDEREIDDNEESEEESNIEPADKSVKTRNRIIKAFDDSDEEGCNDDIDFLKTQPPTTQPVLFETQNSSKSGEDVENELIGLCSGTFDEVTQKTPQLNALMSQIPLTQNQGKPLDDEELLELCSGTFDEAEPKENVETQPTQPKCNKILSSDEEDSASDSDTRYKTKKLTKKLRKTAKLRFSDDEEDDGKIESDIQEIVDSEDEEDVGLPANEEPTTFVDYDSEENEIVVQMTKKDCLKQAANFFEKEAELSESEWGSADEDERNLDKYDIELGDEDEFDKEKIRSELEQIHARKMLDEDLREVRKIQDMLFEDEEKDGVGRQRQFRWKNAESGFSLDDGTRDENAENNNGDSGDELNEHQWRKIRYEREQFLKEQGIKPDSQEMSTTITNTTLLPVTNSTMTTKKLQIITAKKTTVSNEDAKKSSPFLISKGIAAMTKKSVRGSFLVRDKETLNKLAGLTKNSAAASSLGAENDTAGTVSIKSLKPKNFVFATLTEEEHENMKRKADDLLNSSNENGTNFMKKPKIEPRRDKCFIDQLL; translated from the exons ATGGACGAGCACAATATAAGTATGGAAGAGTTAAAGGTGTTCGAAGAAGAGGACATTAAAGATGTTTCAGTTGAGGATATACTTGGTGCACAAAGTTTATTAATGTCAGAATCCGAGGATGAAAGCGCTGGAGTGTCAAAAAAGAGTCCACAGAAAAAGCTAAGCCCCAAGATAGAAACCAAAAATTTGCCATCTCCTATCAAAGGAATCCCCAAAGAAAAACTACATTCCGGAAGGCCAAAACGTATAGTTGATAGTGATGACGAAACAGGTCAGAGCGAGAAAACTGATGATAaggaaactaaatcggagaagaAAAGCAAAATATCGTCTTTGATTGATTCTGACAGTGAGGAAGATGATGTATCGAAATCAAATAAGGTTACACTTGGCCGTGCAGTTCTGCATGATTCGGAATCAGAAAATGAACGCAACGTAGACAATTTCTCGGAAGGAAGTGAACCACGCCCGAATACGACAAATCGTAAAtggaaagaagaaaaaaaattgaaaaaaaataagtcTAAAGGCaagataaaacaaaataaaaaaagaaaaagtccTCACCAGGATGAGTCTGAGGAAAGCGATAaatctaaaacaattgaaagcgAATCTGAAGATGGAAGTGAAAGTGCCTTAAATGTCACAGAtggagaagtaaattttgaagaGGGTACAAGTGATAACCATGCCAATCGCAAAGGGAAAAATAAAGTCAAAATAGTTAGG gcttcagctaaaaaggccatggacgaAATGCAAGCTATACAGAGCGAACAACAAAGACTTCACAGGGAGGCTAATTTAAG CATACCCTACCACAAACCCAAAAAACACACTCTTCAGGATTTCTTAAACAGAAGAACTGTCATCAAACCATCATGTCAAACTAGTAGTCCAATTACGGAAGCAGTAAGGtctaaaaatctcaaaatgacaCAGGAAGAATTGGAGGAATATGC taAACTAATGGAGGAAAGAGCCAAGGAAGCTACCGAATTCTTTAAATCTGAGTCCGAGAGCGAAAGTGAAAAAGAAGAATTTAAAGATAATGAAGGCGTTTTGGATAAATCTATTGAAAGAGAAAATCTGGAAAATGCAACGGAACACAATCCCCCAAGCGGGGAACAAGGTAATCAACcagaaaataaaatcgaaatcgAACCACATTCAGGGAAGAACGTGCACGAACATGGAGAAACGGAAAATCACGATGGTCTGCAATTGACAAAAGAAGAGTTGGCAGAAATTTTAGCAACAGAAGAGCAAGAACAACAAGTCGAAGATAAGAACGAAAATCCGTCCTCTTCTAAAGTTCTTATAACCGAAGTAATTGAGTTGCCCAAATTGGAtatgaatactgttaaaataagTCCAGTAAAGAAGCCACCAACTCCACAAGCTACACCCAGACCGTCTCTAAACATTAAACAGCTTTTAGCAATGAAAAACCTTACGCCTAGTCCTTCACTGAGTGGAGACCCAAATAAATTAATAGATTTAGAAACTGGTAACTTGGTTGAACGAAAACCTACTGGCATAGAAAACCTAATGAAAAGGCTTATGAGCACTGTGAAGGGTCGTAAATCCAAAAACAATGAAACGTGTGATATTTTGTCTACGGaaaatggaaaaatagaaatCACCAAGGTCAATATTAGTCTAAAGGAGGAAAACGATCCGAATAAAGAACCAAAACCAAGGGCCGCCTACTTTGAACTGAAGAAGAACCTcaaagaaatcataaaaaagaaaCGTTTGCAGGAAATACACAAGAAGCAAGAGGATGAAATCGAGCACAACAAATGTTTGAATGAAGACGACGACGATGGTGACATGGACGTTGATGAATATGAGCCAGACTCAAAACCGAACGACGATAAAATAGTG ATTGATGAAGAAGAAAATGCTGTAGATGAAAATGAGGAAGAAGAACTTTCAGTGGAAGAAGACGACGGCGATGAAGAAGAGATCGAAGATAATGAAGAAGTAGCCGAGGACGAAAACGATGAGAGGGAAATCGATGACAATGAAGAATCTGAGGAAGAGAGTAATATCGAACCAGCAGATAAAAGCGTAAAAACACGTAATCGGATCATTAAAGCATTTGATGATTCCGATGAAGAGGGTTGTAATGATGACATAGATTTTCTGAAAACACAACCACCTACAACCCAACCTGTCCTATTCGAAAcgcaaaattcttccaaatctgGGGAAGATGTAGAAAATGAGTTGATTGGATTATGCTCAGGAACTTTCGATGAAGTCACTCAAAAAACGCCTCAACTAAATGCGTTGATGTCACAAATCCCCCTAACACAAAATCAGGGAAAACCATTAGACGATGAAGAACTACTAGAGTTGTGCTCGGGAACATTTGATGAGGCAGAGCCCAAGGAAAACGTTGAGACTCAACCCACACAGCCAaagtgcaataaaattttatccagcGATGAAGAAGACTCAGCGAGCGATAGTGATACAAGATATAAAACGAAAAAACTAACGAAAAAACTTCGAAAAACAGCAAAATTGCGGTTTTCCGATGATGAAGAAGATGATGGTAAAATCGAAAGCGATATACAAGAAATTGTGGACTCAGAGGATGAAGAAGATGTGGGCTTACCTGCAAACGAAGAACCAACAACATTTGTGGATTATGACTCGGAGGAAAATGAAATTGTTGTTCAAATGACAAAAAAGGACTGCTTGAAACAAGCTgcaaactttttcgaaaaagaAGCCGAACTATCAGAGTCTGAATGGGGCAGTGCTGATGAGGATGAAAGGAATTTGGATAAATATGACATTGAGTTGGGAGATGAAGATGAATTCGATAAGGAAAAGATACGATCAGAACTGGAACAAATACATGC ccgCAAAATGTTGGATGAAGATTTGCGTGAAGTCCGCAAAATTCAAGACATGCTTTTCGAGGACGAGGAAAAAGATGGTGTCGGTCGTCAGCGACAATTTAGATGGAAAAATGCTGAAAGTGGTTTTAGCTTAGACGATGGAACACGTGACGAAAATGCCGAAAACAATAACGGAGATAGCGGAGATGAATTAAACGAGCATCAATGGCGTAAAATACGTTACGAAAGGGAACAATTTCTCAAGGAACAAGGTATCAAACCTGATTCACAAGAAATGTCCACTACCATAACAAATACTACATTGTTGCCGGTTACTAATAGCACAATGAcaacaaaaaaacttcaaattatTACTGCTAAAAAGACTACGGTATCAAACGAAGATGCCAAAAAATCGTCTCCCTTCTTAATCTCAAAGGGCATAGCTGCAATGACGAAGAAAAGTGTGAGAGGTTCATTTTTAGTCCGTGATAAAGAGACGCTTAATAAGTTAGCAGGCCTAACGAAAAATAGCGCTGCTGCCTCATCCCTTGGTGCAGAAAATGATACAGCTGGCACTGtctcaattaaaagtttaaagccgaaaaactttgtttttgcAACATTAACCGAGGAAGAGCATGAAAATATGAAGCGTAAAGCAGATGATTTATTAAATAGTAGTAACGAGAATGGaacaaattttatgaagaaaCCGAAAATAGAACCACGCAGAGATAAGTGTTTCATCGATCAATTACTTTGA
- the LOC142236672 gene encoding uncharacterized protein LOC142236672: MDSAPLNLAHFHERRAEKLLKRHHYDEAYKAIETSLLYIANAYKVVRIPKALVVLDTQKWDYERKLRQICMRKQQYERMKQKEILPPQGDNSIKAEIINAQSIARSIDKTIKEFNDKYGSMVVNMQHLILEPENKEQEPISTFPKDSESKDEGKSETAMRRLSIFDEQLTTVEDLPSLAPLELPSFEYSAFTSSGLVENFQK; encoded by the exons ATGGATTCTGCTCctctaaatttg gcACATTTTCACGAGAGAAGGGCAGAAAAGTTACTTAAACGTCACCACTACGATGAGGCATACAAAGCAATCGAAACATCATTACTTTACATCGCGAATGCCTATAAAGTAGTACGAATTCCCAAGGCTCTTGTTGTATTGGATACCCAAAAGTGGGATTATGAAAGAAAATTACGACAAATATGTATGCGTAAACAGCAATACGAAAGAATGAAACAAAAGGAAATACTACCACCCCAAGGAGATAATTCGATAAAAGCAGAAATAATTAATGCACAATCCATAGCCAGATCAATAGACAAAACTATTAAAGAATTCAACGATAAATATGGCAGTATGGTTGTCAACATGCAGCATTTAATATTGGAGCCAGAAAATAAAGAGCAGGAACCTATTAGTACATTTCCAAAAGATAGCGAATCTAAAGATGAGGGTAAAAGCGAAACTGCCATGAGACGCCTGAGTATATTCGATGAACAGTTGACAACTGTTGAGGATTTACCATCGCTAGCACCACTAGAATTACCATCATTCGAATACTCGGCATTCACATCGTCCGGATTAGTGGAAAACTTTCAAAAGTAA
- the LOC142236670 gene encoding THUMP domain-containing protein 1 homolog, whose amino-acid sequence MSAPPAKKAKFQNKKKFYQPTRRQYLEAGQKGFIATCNFNEKDCVRECYNILNQYADEIYGPEDLEVTTNQDVKDKNQDDEISGGKTSDDISDELQKQIDATQQKSKSPSKRRFQVVDTGATNCVFIKTTLEDPKELVSRIVRDIANTRKQKTRHLLRLVPVEAVCKANNKDIVDSAGLLCDKYFLDEPTTFSIVFNKRFNNDISRDGLIKELADIIHAKNVKHKVDLKYAKKSLIVEVIKGLCCIAVADDYMALKKYNLVELGRHNDEYNKQEGAALDTNKISKEEHPAEIGAENVIDKQVEDVSTGNDNNENKD is encoded by the coding sequence ATGAGTGCTCCTCCCGCGAAAAAAGCAAagttccaaaataaaaaaaagttctatCAACCTACCAGGAGGCAATACTTAGAAGCAGGACaaaagggttttatagccaccTGTAACTTTAATGAAAAGGATTGTGTTCGCGAATGCTATAATATTTTAAACCAATATGCTGATGAAATATATGGGCCGGAGGATTTAGAAGTTACAACAAATCAAGATGTAAAGGATAAAAATCAGGATGACGAAATAAGTGGTGGTAAAACTTCAGATGACATATCTGACGAACTACAAAAGCAGATAGACGCTACACAACAAAAATCCAAGTCACCCAGCAAGAGACGGTTTCAAGTGGTAGATACTGGCGCAACCAATTGTGTCTTCATTAAGACTACACTGGAAGATCCAAAAGAATTGGTGAGTCGAATTGTAAGGGATATCGCAAACACAAGGAAACAGAAAACTAGGCATCTTTTACGACTGGTGCCCGTCGAAGCTGTTTGCAAGGCAAATAATAAAGATATTGTAGATAGCGCTGGGCTATTATGTGATAAATATTTTCTTGACGAACCGactactttttcaattgttttcaaTAAACGTTTCAACAATGACATTAGCAGAGATGGTCTTATAAAAGAGCTAGCTGATATAATACATGCTAAAAATGTTAAACATaaagtggacctaaaatacgccAAAAAATCTTTGATTGTGGAAGTGATCAAAGGACTGTGTTGCATTGCTGTTGCGGATGATTATATggctttgaaaaaatataacttGGTGGAACTGGGAAGACACAATGACGAATATAATAAGCAAGAAGGAGCTGCTTTGGATACGAATAAAATCAGTAAAGAAGAACACCCTGCCGAAATTGGTGCAGAAAATGTGATCGATAAACAAGTTGAAGACGTATCTACTGGTAAcgataataatgaaaataaagatTGA
- the LOC142236671 gene encoding protein DPCD — MSYDNWLTYLKSAEKNSMISGTSRKVFYKFPDGHQMAEEYSMDTGVVQKRAWRKCKQLMGDPEWEVELGEDARQLNASNEKDEIRGDDGSFTVKISNTEPILSKRITKKNIEWRIRNLSYPLDVYEVKADAEKRAIVVRTTNKKYYKVITVPDLDRCGILPLQENITVHHQYNTLIITYKKPDILCEMEAQVLLMLKDVETETDMEELLQGLLKK, encoded by the coding sequence ATGTCTTACGATAACTGGTTAACTTATTTGAAAAGCGCTGAGAAAAATTCAATGATAAGTGGAACAAGCCGCAAGGTTTTCTACAAATTCCCCGATGGGCATCAAATGGCAGAGGAATACAGCATGGATACTGGAGTGGTACAGAAAAGAGCATGGCGCAAATGTAAACAGTTGATGGGTGACCCTGAATGGGAAGTAGAATTGGGAGAAGATGCTCGTCAATTGAACGCCAGTAATGAAAAAGATGAAATAAGAGGTGATGATGGAAGTTTTACGGTTAAAATCAGTAATACGGAGCCTATATTAAGCAAACGTATTACGAAGAAGAATATCGAATGGCGCATTCGAAATCTCTCTTACCCACTAGACGTTTATGAAGTTAAAGCTGACGCTGAAAAGCGGGCAATTGTTGTGAGAACTACAAATAAAAAGTATTACAAAGTGATAACTGTCCCTGATTTGGATCGGTGTGGAATATTACCTTTGCAAGAAAATATCACAGTTCATCACCAATACAATACATTAATTATAACATACAAAAAGCCAGACATACTGTGTGAAATGGAAGCACAAGTTTTGCTTATGCTAAAGGATGTAGAGACAGAAACAGACATGGAGGAATTGCTACAGgggttgttaaaaaaataa
- the L2HGDH gene encoding L-2-hydroxyglutarate dehydrogenase, which yields MNYWQLQKIIPSKSIYSIGLGAVGRRWQHSQKRARDYDLVVVGGGIVGTASAREILIRHPSMKIAVLEKESKLAFHQSGHNSGVIHAGIYYKPGTLKAKLCVEGLHLAYKYLDSKGIPYKKCGKLIVATDDLEVSRLMDLHERGLKNNVPDLKLIEGNQIQEIEPYCKGVKALWSPHTGIVDWGLVTEYFGQDFKQAGGDIFLDFKVTKFEESNQEGSSEYPVTICGEHPQQVVRSKHVLTCGGLQSDLIAEKTGCPRSPRIVPFRGEYLLLAKEKCHMVRGNIYPVPDPRFPFLGVHFTPRMDGSVWLGPNAVLAFKREGYRWGDINLIELFDALRYPGFIKMASKYIGFGLNEMSKSAFIPLQVKDLQKFIPDVTEYDIRRGPAGVRAQALDMDGNLVDDFVFDRGVGKGPLSKRVLHCRNAPSPGATSSLAIAKMVADKIEQEFDIK from the exons ATGAATTACTGGCAACTTCAGAAaataattccatccaaatccataTATTCTATAGGATTAGGAGCAGTTGGTCGAAGATGGCAGCATAGCCAAAAAAGAGCGAG AGATTATGATCTGGTGGTGGTTGGTGGAGGAATTGTAGGTACGGCCTCAGCACGTGAAATATTGATTCGGCATCCATCAATGAAGATTGCTGTTTTGGAAAAGGAGTCAAAGCTAGCATTTCATCAATCAGGTCATAATTCAGGTGTAATACATGCAGGTATCTACTATAAACCCGGAACACTCAAAGCTAAACTATGTGTCGAAGGTTTGCATTTGGCATACAAATACCTAGATTCAAAAGGAATCCCATACAAGAAATGTGGAAAGCTGATAGTTGCTACCGATGACCTTGAAGTGTCACGTTTAATGGACTTGCATGAACGGGgtcttaaaaataatgtaccgGATCTTAAACTAATAGAAGGAAACCAAATTCAAGAAATTGAACCTTACTGCAAGGGCGTCAAAGCTTTGTGGAGTCCCCATACTGGCATAGTTGATTGGGGTTTGGTGACAGAATACTTTGGACAAGATTTTAAGCAAGCCGGTGGGGATATTTTCTTGGATTTTAAA GTTACAAAATTCGAGGAATCGAACCAGGAAGGATCGTCAGAATATCCAGTAACAATTTGCGGAGAACATCCGCAGCAAGTGGTCCGATCTAAACATGTTTTAACTTGTGGTGGATTACAATCCGATTTAATAGCAGAGAAGACTGGATGTCCTCGTTCACCGCGTATCGTGCCTTTTAGAGGAGAGTATTTACTTTTAGCAAAAGAAAAATGTCATATGGTAAGAGGAAACATATACCCTGTACCAGATCCTAGGTTCCCGTTCCTGGGAGTGCACTTCACACCTCGAATGGATGGAAGTGTATGGTTGGGTCCGAATGCTGTTCTAGCTTTCAAAAGAGAAGGCTATAG ATGGGGTGATATAAATCTTATTGAACTTTTCGATGCCCTCCGATAtcctggatttataaaaatggCTTCGAAATATATTGGCTTTGGTTTAAATGAAATGAGCAAATCTGCATTTATTCCACTTCAAGTTAAAGATTTGCAAAAATTCATCCCTGACGTTACGGAATATGACATTCGTCGAGGTCCAGCCGGTGTTAGGGCACAGGCTTTGGATATGGATGGTAATTTGGTTGATGACTTCGTTTTCGATCGCGGTGTTGGTAAAGGGCCTCTATCTAAACGTGTACTTCACTGCCGTAATGCGCCTTCCCCAGGGGCAACCAGCAGTTTGGCAATAGCAAAAATGGTTGCTGACAAAATCGAACAAGAATTTGatattaaatga
- the PMP34 gene encoding peroxisomal Membrane Protein 34, with protein MVASSKLNQVFTYESWVHAMSGAAGGCIAMSTFYPLDTVRSRLQIEDPEKSGEARSTMKVIKEIVLGEGFKSLYRGLGPVLQSLCISNFVYFYAFHSLKALTSGGDRKQQNAMKDLLLGAIAGIINVFSTTPFWVVNTRLRMRDVAGTSEEVNKYYKSLLSGLKYVAKTEGVKGLWSGTIPSLILVSNPSLQFMMYELLKRNVIKFTGSSEISSLGYFFIGAIAKAFATVLTYPLQLVQTKQRHRTKENDPSTSKQAKAQQEVGMIQMMLDILQNQGFKGLFRGMEAKILQTVLTAALMFMAYEKINNTVFLLLKKTPVK; from the exons ATGGTTGCTTCATCGAAACTAAATCAAGTATTCACATATGAATCCTGGGTACATGCTATGTCTGGGGCAGCG GGTGGTTGTATAGCCATGTCCACATTTTATCCTTTGGACACTGTTCGTTCCAGATTACAAA TTGAAGATCCCGAGAAAAGTGGGGAGGCCCGCAGCACAATGAAGGTCATTAAAGAGATCGTTCTGGGTGAAGGTTTTAAATCATTATACCGTGGCCTTGGCCCAGTTTTGCAAAGTTTAtgcatttcaaattttgtttacttCTATGCATTCCATTCCTTGAAAGCCTTGACTAGTGGAGGCGatagaaaacaacaaaatgccATGAAAGATCTTCTTCTGGGTGCCATTGCCGGAATCATAAATGTCTTCAGTACTACTCCATTTTGGGTAGTTAACACTAGACTGAGGATGCGAGACGTTGCCGGAACTTCAGAAGAAGTTAATAAATACTATAAGTCTCTTTTGTCTGGATTAAAATATGTGGCAAAAACAGAAGGTGTAAAAGGCCTTTGGTCGGGAACAATACCTTCTTTGATTCTAGTTTCCAACCCGTCACTACAATTCATGATGTACGAGTTGTTAAAACGTAATGTAATCAAATTCACTGGTAGTTCCGAAATTTCAAGTTTAGGATATTTCTTTATCGGAGCTATAGCAAAAGCATTTGCGACCGTTTTGACTTATCCTCTGCAATTAGTTCAGACCAAACAAAGGCATAGGACAAAAGAAAATGACCCATCTACCTCAAAACAAGCAAAAGCTCAACAGGAAGTTGGTATGATACAAATGATGCTGGATATTCTGCAAAACCAAGGATTTAAGGGACTATTCCGAGGAATGGAagcgaaaattttacaaactgtCTTAACAGCTGCCCTCATGTTCATGGCATATGAGAAGATTAACAATACCGTATTTCTTTTATTGAAAAAGACACCTGTCAAATGA